From a region of the Actinopolymorpha singaporensis genome:
- a CDS encoding DUF6758 family protein: MKGHPVCPRCHGAVRAPSAWADRWTCPVHGAVPPLQPFVQPSADLVRWLAARSRLPLWVPWPLPHAWVITGIGHAGSDVEGVRATVVACSGPNPLGGAGELLLVAEEMGVGLGAAYAGIEGIDPGGRVGRGTPQAKVEADGHPTALWLADAPPDRAVYAGESAASWLWLVFHPDTAGALLLEPIELMDVRALGHEVDLLPYGALTPRLRDP, encoded by the coding sequence ATGAAGGGCCACCCCGTATGCCCGAGATGCCACGGGGCAGTGCGTGCGCCGTCGGCCTGGGCCGACCGGTGGACCTGCCCGGTGCACGGAGCGGTGCCCCCGCTGCAGCCGTTCGTCCAGCCCAGCGCCGACCTGGTGCGCTGGCTCGCCGCCCGGTCGCGGCTGCCGCTGTGGGTGCCGTGGCCGCTGCCGCACGCCTGGGTGATCACCGGCATCGGACACGCCGGCAGCGACGTCGAGGGGGTCCGCGCCACGGTCGTGGCCTGCTCGGGCCCGAACCCGTTGGGCGGCGCCGGCGAACTCCTGCTGGTCGCGGAGGAGATGGGCGTCGGGCTCGGTGCGGCGTACGCCGGAATCGAGGGCATCGACCCTGGCGGCCGCGTCGGCCGGGGAACCCCCCAGGCGAAGGTCGAGGCCGACGGCCATCCGACGGCACTGTGGCTGGCCGACGCGCCACCGGACCGCGCGGTCTACGCCGGCGAGTCGGCCGCGTCGTGGCTGTGGCTGGTCTTCCATCCCGACACCGCCGGGGCGCTGCTGCTGGAGCCGATCGAGCTGATGGACGTCCGAGCGCTCGGCCACGAGGTCGACCTGCTGCCGTACGGCGCCCTCACACCGAGGCTGCGCGACCCCTGA
- a CDS encoding NUDIX hydrolase: protein MDRRRVLCVGAVVRDEEHRLLVVRRGRPPDVGRWSLPGGRVEPGESAPAAAVREVAEETGLSVVAGRLLGSVERPGPGGVTYLILDYVCTTGPPAGTPEAGDDAADARWVSPAELAVLPTTPGLMETLRGWGVLD, encoded by the coding sequence ATGGACCGGCGACGGGTGCTCTGTGTGGGTGCGGTCGTCCGCGACGAAGAGCACCGGCTGCTGGTGGTACGCCGCGGTCGCCCGCCCGACGTCGGCCGCTGGTCGCTGCCCGGCGGCCGGGTGGAGCCAGGTGAGTCCGCGCCCGCCGCCGCGGTGCGCGAGGTGGCCGAGGAGACCGGCCTGTCCGTCGTCGCCGGTCGGCTGCTCGGGTCGGTCGAGCGGCCCGGACCGGGCGGCGTCACCTACCTGATCCTGGACTACGTGTGTACGACGGGCCCCCCGGCCGGGACACCGGAGGCCGGCGACGACGCCGCGGACGCCCGCTGGGTGAGCCCGGCAGAACTCGCCGTCCTGCCCACCACGCCCGGGCTGATGGAGACGCTGCGCGGATGGGGCGTACTGGACTAG
- a CDS encoding DUF1003 domain-containing protein gives MRTEAERRFRESGGARRDRRRLDTPRIPTRTFHPHYDPELFGRFAETFARFMGTARFIAYMTVFVIIWVTLNLVGIYGLQWDPYPFILLNLFFSTQASYAAPLILLAQNRQEARDRVQYDQDRDMNVRTRADIEFLAREVASLRLAVGEVATRDFLRSELRSLLTDLEELRNDGDGDHVSADTAARPGPSGGQTSRTSRSRGRSGRDGSP, from the coding sequence CTGCGCACCGAGGCCGAACGCCGCTTCCGCGAGTCGGGCGGCGCACGGCGGGACCGACGGCGGCTGGACACGCCGCGGATCCCCACCCGGACGTTCCACCCCCACTACGACCCGGAGCTGTTCGGGCGGTTCGCCGAGACTTTCGCGAGGTTCATGGGGACCGCCAGGTTCATCGCGTACATGACGGTGTTCGTGATCATCTGGGTGACGCTGAATCTCGTCGGGATCTACGGCCTCCAGTGGGACCCGTATCCGTTCATTCTGCTCAACCTGTTCTTCTCCACCCAGGCGTCGTACGCCGCACCGCTCATCCTGTTGGCCCAGAACCGCCAGGAGGCCCGCGACCGGGTGCAGTACGACCAGGACCGCGACATGAACGTCCGCACCCGGGCCGACATCGAGTTCCTCGCCCGCGAGGTCGCCTCCCTGCGGCTCGCGGTCGGCGAGGTGGCCACCCGCGACTTCCTGCGGTCGGAGCTGCGCTCGCTGCTCACGGACCTGGAGGAGCTCCGAAACGACGGCGACGGGGACCACGTGAGTGCCGACACCGCGGCCCGCCCGGGGCCGTCGGGCGGCCAGACGTCACGTACGTCACGCTCCCGCGGGCGGAGCGGCCGGGACGGCAGCCCGTAG
- a CDS encoding sec-independent translocase yields MFDIGAPEFLVLAIAALFIFGPDRLPDIARQAARGIRQVRSMATNARRELSRELGPEFEDLDIADLNPRNFVRKHVLSGLDEDDLRIDRDLDLRDDLRVDTDSRSSRNGTSNGAADDDPDRDTDSTSGTGYDGDHDSGYGSDSGTDPVNGSVHVDDADDADDPDHLGNGTDRADGSRPAERRPVFDLEAT; encoded by the coding sequence GTGTTCGACATCGGCGCTCCGGAGTTCCTCGTCCTGGCGATCGCCGCGCTGTTCATCTTCGGGCCCGACCGGCTGCCCGACATAGCGCGGCAGGCCGCACGCGGCATCCGGCAGGTCCGGAGCATGGCTACCAACGCCCGCCGCGAGCTGTCCCGGGAGCTGGGGCCGGAGTTCGAGGATCTCGACATCGCCGACCTCAACCCCCGCAACTTCGTCCGCAAGCACGTTCTGTCCGGCCTGGACGAGGACGACCTGCGCATCGACCGTGACCTCGACCTGCGCGACGACCTGCGGGTGGACACGGACTCCAGGAGCAGCCGCAACGGAACGAGCAACGGTGCTGCCGATGACGACCCTGACCGGGACACCGACTCGACCAGCGGCACCGGCTACGACGGCGACCACGACTCCGGCTACGGATCGGACTCCGGCACGGACCCGGTGAACGGCTCCGTGCACGTCGACGACGCGGACGACGCGGACGATCCGGACCACCTGGGAAACGGCACCGATCGGGCCGACGGGAGCAGGCCGGCCGAGCGCCGTCCGGTCTTCGACCTCGAGGCGACCTGA
- a CDS encoding magnesium and cobalt transport protein CorA, whose protein sequence is MALSGVRDHRNAVLGGRRARAMMRAIRRRPDPHSNGHLSGTRTDSPRTAVVDWAFYRDGKRQDDVTSYSEAVRRARDGGGFVWIGLFEPTGDQLAGIAEEFDLHALAVEDAVTAHQRPKLERYGDSLFAVFKTVRYCPHEEFTASSEVVETGELMAFVGPEFVVTVRHGDHSELGRVRRQLQDNPDHLRHGPSAVLHAVADRVVDDYLTVVDRLQDDIDELEISIFSARGARNVERVYQLKREVLELKRAVAPLAGPLRQLAERPVRLVAPEIREYFRDVEDHLARVREQVSAFDELLTSILQAGLAQLTVAENEDMRKISAWVAILAVPTMIAGIYGMNFEFIPETHWRYGYYMVMTLIVGICFGLHRYFKRNGWL, encoded by the coding sequence GTGGCCCTTTCCGGTGTTCGTGACCACCGCAACGCCGTTCTCGGCGGACGCCGCGCCCGCGCGATGATGCGCGCCATCCGCCGCCGGCCCGACCCCCACTCCAACGGTCACCTGAGCGGCACGCGAACGGACAGCCCTCGTACGGCGGTCGTCGACTGGGCCTTCTACCGTGACGGCAAGCGCCAGGACGACGTCACCTCCTACTCCGAGGCAGTGCGCCGCGCCAGAGACGGCGGCGGCTTCGTCTGGATCGGCCTGTTCGAGCCCACCGGCGACCAGCTCGCCGGGATCGCCGAGGAGTTCGACCTGCACGCGCTCGCGGTGGAGGACGCGGTGACCGCCCACCAGCGGCCCAAGCTGGAGCGGTACGGCGACTCGCTGTTCGCGGTGTTCAAGACGGTGCGCTACTGCCCGCACGAGGAGTTCACCGCCTCCAGCGAGGTCGTCGAGACCGGTGAGCTGATGGCGTTCGTCGGACCGGAGTTCGTGGTGACCGTCCGGCACGGCGACCACAGCGAGCTCGGACGGGTGCGGCGCCAGCTTCAGGACAACCCCGACCACCTGCGGCACGGGCCGAGCGCGGTGCTGCACGCCGTCGCCGACCGGGTGGTCGACGACTACCTCACCGTGGTCGACCGGCTCCAGGACGACATCGACGAGCTGGAGATCTCGATCTTCTCCGCCCGTGGCGCCCGTAACGTCGAGCGCGTCTACCAGCTCAAGCGTGAGGTGCTGGAGCTGAAGCGCGCGGTCGCCCCGCTGGCCGGGCCGCTGCGCCAGCTCGCCGAGCGTCCGGTGCGGTTGGTGGCACCGGAGATCCGGGAGTACTTCCGGGACGTCGAGGACCACCTGGCCCGGGTGCGCGAGCAGGTCTCGGCGTTCGACGAACTCCTCACCTCGATCCTGCAGGCGGGCCTGGCACAGCTCACCGTCGCCGAGAACGAGGACATGCGCAAGATCTCCGCCTGGGTGGCGATCCTGGCGGTGCCCACGATGATCGCCGGGATCTACGGCATGAACTTCGAGTTCATCCCGGAGACGCACTGGCGTTACGGCTACTACATGGTGATGACCCTCATCGTGGGGATCTGTTTCGGCCTGCACCGCTACTTCAAGCGCAACGGCTGGCTGTGA
- a CDS encoding Mrp/NBP35 family ATP-binding protein translates to MTVPNQEQLHAALGGVLDPEIRRPITELGMVRSVQVRPDGTAEVTVLLTVAGCPMRETLTRDVTKALSALPGVRDVQVTLDVMSAEQRQELQGRLRGGGTAPAKENPFARPDSLTRVYAIASGKGGVGKSSLTVNLAVSMAAQGLKVGLLDADVYGHSVPAMVGIADQRPTRVEQMIMPVPAYDVKVMSIGMLKPGRQHVVAWRGPMLDRALGQMLSDVYWGDLDVLLLDLPPGTGDMAISVGQQLANADVVVVTTPQEAAAEVAERAGTIASMLNQKVVGVVENMSWLPCPHCGPSHRIDVFGTGGGARVAATLSERFGYDVPLLAEVPLDPRLRTGGDTGRPVVLDDPSAAASEVLAGLAKQLADRRPSLVGRSLGLTPTGR, encoded by the coding sequence ATGACGGTGCCTAACCAGGAACAACTCCACGCTGCCCTCGGTGGCGTCCTCGACCCCGAGATCCGCCGGCCGATCACCGAACTCGGCATGGTCCGCTCGGTGCAGGTACGCCCGGACGGCACCGCGGAGGTCACCGTCCTGCTGACCGTCGCGGGCTGCCCGATGCGCGAGACGCTCACCCGCGACGTCACCAAGGCGCTGTCCGCGCTGCCCGGCGTGCGCGACGTCCAGGTCACCCTCGACGTGATGAGCGCCGAGCAGCGGCAGGAGCTGCAGGGCAGGCTGCGCGGAGGCGGCACCGCCCCGGCGAAGGAGAACCCCTTCGCCCGCCCCGACTCCCTCACCCGCGTCTACGCCATCGCCTCCGGCAAGGGCGGCGTCGGCAAGTCGTCGCTGACGGTCAACCTCGCGGTCTCCATGGCCGCCCAGGGCCTGAAGGTCGGGCTGCTGGACGCCGACGTGTACGGCCACTCCGTCCCGGCGATGGTGGGCATCGCCGACCAGCGGCCCACCCGGGTCGAACAGATGATCATGCCGGTGCCGGCGTACGACGTGAAGGTGATGAGCATCGGCATGCTCAAGCCCGGCCGTCAGCACGTCGTCGCCTGGCGCGGCCCGATGCTCGACCGGGCTCTCGGCCAGATGCTGTCCGACGTCTACTGGGGCGACCTCGACGTCCTGCTGCTCGACCTGCCGCCGGGCACCGGCGACATGGCCATCTCCGTGGGCCAGCAGCTCGCCAACGCCGACGTCGTGGTGGTGACCACCCCGCAGGAGGCCGCCGCCGAGGTGGCCGAACGCGCCGGGACGATCGCCTCGATGCTGAACCAGAAGGTCGTCGGCGTGGTGGAGAACATGTCCTGGCTGCCGTGCCCGCACTGCGGACCGAGCCACCGGATCGACGTGTTCGGCACCGGCGGAGGTGCGCGGGTGGCGGCCACCCTGAGCGAGCGGTTCGGATACGACGTACCGCTGCTGGCGGAGGTCCCGCTGGACCCGCGACTGCGGACCGGCGGCGACACCGGCCGCCCGGTCGTGCTCGACGACCCGAGCGCGGCGGCGTCGGAGGTGCTCGCGGGGCTCGCGAAGCAGCTCGCCGACCGTCGGCCGAGCCTCGTCGGGCGGTCGCTGGGGCTCACTCCCACCGGACGCTGA
- a CDS encoding general stress protein has translation MTGGSGADWSQRHHTRPPAEDEQPSDDEGFPMRTTPRPLPELPTGVPVGSYQTYADAQRAVDFLSDNKFPVENVSIVGNDLRLVERVTGRLTEGRAIGVGAAGGAWWGLFVGILLSLFAPRGANTVLLLIFGIVIGVIFGIIFGWIGYRATGGQRDFTSMTQVVAGTYDVICKADHAEEARQLLARLALQRGEL, from the coding sequence GTGACCGGCGGATCCGGAGCAGACTGGTCCCAGCGACATCACACCAGACCACCGGCCGAGGACGAGCAGCCCAGCGACGACGAGGGGTTCCCCATGCGCACTACGCCGAGACCACTGCCGGAGTTGCCCACCGGCGTGCCCGTCGGGTCCTACCAGACCTACGCGGACGCACAGCGGGCCGTCGACTTCCTGTCCGACAACAAGTTCCCGGTGGAGAACGTCTCCATCGTCGGCAACGACCTGCGGCTGGTCGAGCGGGTGACCGGCCGGCTGACCGAGGGCCGCGCGATCGGGGTCGGAGCCGCGGGCGGCGCCTGGTGGGGGCTGTTCGTCGGCATCCTGCTCAGCCTGTTCGCCCCGCGCGGCGCCAACACCGTTCTGCTGCTCATCTTCGGCATCGTGATCGGCGTGATCTTCGGGATCATCTTCGGCTGGATCGGCTACCGCGCGACCGGCGGCCAGCGCGACTTCACCTCGATGACCCAGGTTGTCGCCGGGACGTACGACGTGATCTGCAAGGCCGACCACGCCGAGGAGGCCCGGCAACTGCTGGCCAGGCTCGCCCTCCAGCGGGGCGAGTTGTGA
- a CDS encoding alpha/beta hydrolase, producing MPPSRRSLLSAGIGTLAAGTAAVGLVESGLVPGRTMMHTALGLTGENGVVPEVAPGPELSGTFTSAERAGAQVAWTVAYPPGSPTDAALPVVLALHGRGGDHRSAFDQLGLDRFMAAAAADWPTPFALVSVDGGASTFWHRRRNGDDPQAMLLTELLPRLAERGLRTDRIGLIGWSMGGFGALLFAAARPDLVGAAVVVSPALWREYSEVRPGAFDGPTDFAANDVFADQRPLDGLRLRVDCGRDDPFAAATREFVAGLTPPPAGGFQPGAHTVGYWRRMAPEQLRFLAWNL from the coding sequence ATGCCACCGAGTCGCCGCTCGCTCCTGTCCGCGGGCATCGGAACCCTCGCCGCGGGCACCGCCGCCGTCGGGTTGGTCGAGTCCGGGCTGGTCCCCGGCCGGACCATGATGCACACCGCGCTCGGACTCACCGGTGAGAACGGCGTCGTCCCCGAGGTCGCGCCGGGCCCGGAGCTCAGCGGCACCTTCACTTCCGCCGAACGAGCCGGCGCCCAGGTGGCCTGGACGGTCGCGTACCCGCCAGGCTCCCCCACCGACGCCGCACTGCCGGTCGTACTCGCCCTCCACGGGCGCGGCGGCGACCACCGCTCGGCTTTCGACCAACTCGGGCTGGACCGCTTCATGGCCGCGGCCGCCGCGGACTGGCCGACGCCGTTCGCGCTGGTGTCCGTCGACGGCGGCGCCTCGACGTTCTGGCACCGCCGCCGCAACGGGGACGACCCGCAGGCGATGCTCCTCACCGAACTGCTCCCGCGGCTGGCGGAACGCGGCCTGCGCACGGATCGGATCGGCCTGATCGGCTGGTCGATGGGCGGTTTCGGTGCCCTGCTGTTCGCCGCGGCCCGCCCGGACCTGGTGGGTGCGGCGGTCGTCGTCAGCCCCGCGCTGTGGCGGGAGTACTCGGAGGTGCGACCCGGTGCGTTCGACGGGCCCACCGACTTCGCCGCCAACGACGTGTTCGCCGACCAGCGTCCGCTCGACGGACTCCGGCTGCGGGTCGACTGTGGTCGCGACGACCCCTTCGCGGCGGCGACCCGGGAGTTCGTCGCCGGGCTGACCCCGCCTCCGGCCGGTGGGTTCCAGCCGGGCGCGCACACGGTCGGCTACTGGCGCCGGATGGCACCCGAACAGCTCCGCTTCCTCGCCTGGAACCTGTGA
- a CDS encoding S1C family serine protease — translation MTERSEAYEGGRVAPGAQPQEPRPEQPPRWSAHQPQHAQQSSPQSSEQAPRFSQAHGPSESQSSRPSESAVARQAGPPGQATAAPWFAPPPGRQGPSGVPPQRTTRLPGYPTERPDFEPPPPWARPAARNGVHRAEPGFPQSPADPVGREGVRGRLPRRNVLIVVGVVLVLLAATLGATAGVLATLRWGPALITSEPQAPDDNLGSKGSAFPRPESVANVAKALLPSVVQISVTAAQGRATGSGFVLRDDGYILTNNHVVASAAGGNGIKVTTNDGQEATATVVGRSPAYDLAVIRVKGVRNLKPVALGDSDKVRVGEPVVALGSPLGLAGTVTSGIVSARNRPVTAGGGQSEMSFINALQTDAAINPGNSGGPLVNLRAQVIGVNSAIATISQRSPFSGNEEQGSIGLGFSIPIDQARRTADQIIRTGHAVYPVVGAVVDVNHQGPGARLGEIQPNSAAARAGLQKGDVVKVINGHRVTGADDLIVQIRSHVPGQRVELVYDRGGDEHKVIVTLGQETG, via the coding sequence ATGACCGAACGCAGCGAGGCGTACGAAGGCGGACGAGTCGCCCCGGGAGCCCAACCGCAGGAGCCCCGGCCCGAGCAGCCGCCGCGGTGGTCGGCGCACCAGCCCCAGCATGCCCAGCAATCCTCCCCCCAGTCCTCCGAGCAGGCCCCGCGCTTCTCGCAGGCGCACGGCCCGTCAGAGTCCCAGTCGTCGCGCCCGTCGGAGTCCGCGGTCGCGCGCCAGGCGGGTCCGCCCGGGCAGGCCACCGCGGCGCCGTGGTTCGCGCCGCCGCCCGGTCGACAGGGCCCGTCCGGCGTCCCGCCGCAGCGAACCACCCGGCTACCCGGCTATCCCACCGAGCGTCCCGACTTCGAACCCCCGCCGCCCTGGGCGCGTCCGGCCGCCCGTAACGGCGTACATCGGGCGGAGCCGGGGTTCCCGCAGTCTCCCGCCGACCCGGTCGGCCGAGAGGGCGTCCGCGGACGGCTGCCGCGACGCAACGTGCTGATCGTGGTGGGGGTCGTCCTCGTCCTGCTCGCGGCGACGCTCGGCGCCACCGCGGGAGTGCTCGCCACGCTGCGATGGGGCCCGGCGCTGATCACCAGCGAGCCCCAGGCCCCCGACGACAACCTCGGCTCGAAGGGTTCGGCGTTCCCCAGGCCGGAGAGCGTCGCCAACGTGGCCAAGGCTCTGTTGCCCAGCGTGGTGCAGATCTCGGTGACCGCCGCGCAGGGACGGGCCACCGGCTCCGGGTTCGTCCTCCGCGACGACGGCTACATCCTGACCAACAACCACGTGGTGGCGTCGGCCGCCGGCGGCAACGGCATCAAGGTCACCACGAACGACGGCCAGGAGGCGACCGCGACCGTCGTGGGCCGCAGCCCGGCGTACGACCTCGCGGTGATCCGGGTGAAGGGCGTTCGCAACCTCAAGCCGGTGGCACTCGGTGACTCCGACAAGGTGCGGGTGGGAGAGCCGGTGGTCGCGCTGGGCTCCCCGCTCGGCCTGGCCGGCACGGTCACCAGCGGCATCGTGAGCGCGCGCAACCGTCCGGTCACCGCCGGCGGGGGGCAGAGCGAGATGTCGTTCATCAACGCGTTGCAGACCGACGCGGCGATCAACCCCGGAAACTCCGGTGGCCCGCTGGTGAACCTGCGCGCGCAGGTGATCGGCGTCAACTCCGCGATCGCGACGATCAGCCAGCGCAGCCCGTTCAGCGGCAACGAGGAGCAGGGCAGTATCGGGCTCGGCTTCTCCATCCCGATCGACCAGGCCCGCCGGACCGCCGACCAGATCATCAGGACCGGCCACGCGGTGTATCCCGTGGTCGGCGCGGTCGTGGACGTCAACCACCAGGGTCCCGGCGCCCGCCTCGGCGAGATCCAACCGAACAGCGCCGCGGCCAGGGCGGGGCTGCAGAAGGGCGACGTGGTGAAGGTCATCAACGGCCACCGGGTGACCGGCGCCGACGACCTGATCGTCCAGATCCGCAGCCACGTTCCCGGTCAGCGGGTGGAGCTGGTCTACGACCGGGGTGGCGACGAACACAAGGTGATCGTCACTCTCGGTCAGGAAACCGGCTGA
- a CDS encoding histidine phosphatase family protein, producing MSTRQPELWLTRHGETEWSRDGRHTGKTDVPLTEAGERAAWALGDRLAGTSFDLVVTSPLARARETARLAGFGDRAVVEPDVREWDYGEYEGRTTADIRTDVPGWSVWNHPVPGGESAEQVGARADRVIERILADVAERALIVAHGHFLRVLGARWLGLSARKGAHFVLDVATVSVLGWERETPAFDRWNA from the coding sequence GTGAGCACCCGGCAGCCGGAGCTGTGGCTGACACGGCACGGCGAGACCGAGTGGAGCCGGGACGGACGCCATACGGGGAAGACGGACGTGCCGCTGACCGAGGCCGGTGAGCGTGCCGCCTGGGCGCTCGGGGACCGGTTGGCCGGTACGTCGTTCGACCTCGTGGTCACCAGCCCGCTGGCGCGCGCCCGGGAGACCGCCCGGCTGGCCGGGTTCGGTGACCGCGCGGTGGTCGAGCCGGACGTCCGGGAGTGGGACTACGGCGAGTACGAGGGGCGGACCACCGCCGACATCCGTACCGACGTCCCGGGGTGGAGCGTGTGGAACCACCCGGTGCCCGGTGGGGAGTCCGCCGAGCAGGTGGGTGCCCGTGCCGACCGGGTGATCGAGCGGATCCTGGCGGACGTGGCCGAGCGGGCGCTGATCGTCGCCCACGGGCACTTCCTGCGGGTGCTCGGCGCGCGGTGGCTCGGCCTGTCAGCGCGCAAGGGCGCGCATTTCGTCCTCGACGTGGCGACCGTGAGCGTGCTCGGCTGGGAACGCGAGACCCCGGCGTTCGACCGCTGGAACGCCTGA
- a CDS encoding magnesium transporter MgtE N-terminal domain-containing protein — MSGTPTRVFVAKLASAVVFDPRGDQVGKARDVVVMLRPRNQPPRVLGLVVEVLGRRRIFLPMTRVISMDAGQIVTTGLVNMRRFQQRPTETLALGELLDRTVTLRETGEDVTVIDLGIEASRARDWQVTKVAILKRGKRFGRRGQTSVVDWDAVTGLGLVEESQGATHLLATLESMRPPDLAAVLHDLTPKRRAEVASALADERLADVLEELPEDDQVEILGALDVERAADVIEEMSPDDAADLMAELPQETADHLLRLMEPKEAEDVRRLLTYEEHTAGGLMTSSPVVLPPDATIADALAQVRNPELTPALAAMIYVCRPPLEAPTGRLLGVAHIQRLLRERPSDLISGVLDTDLEAMWPEASLEEVTSYLATYNLVAAPVVDESGRLLGAVTVDDVLDHLLPDDWRERFTEVTRGG; from the coding sequence GTGAGCGGTACCCCCACCAGGGTGTTCGTCGCGAAGCTGGCCTCGGCGGTGGTCTTCGACCCACGTGGCGACCAGGTGGGCAAGGCGCGGGACGTCGTGGTCATGCTCCGCCCGCGCAACCAGCCGCCGAGGGTGCTCGGCCTGGTGGTCGAGGTGCTCGGCCGGCGCCGCATCTTCCTCCCGATGACCCGGGTGATCAGCATGGACGCCGGGCAGATCGTCACCACCGGGCTGGTCAACATGCGCCGGTTCCAGCAGCGGCCCACCGAGACCCTCGCCCTCGGCGAACTCCTCGACCGCACGGTGACGCTGCGCGAGACCGGCGAGGACGTGACCGTCATCGACCTCGGCATCGAGGCGTCCCGGGCCCGCGACTGGCAGGTGACCAAGGTGGCGATCCTCAAGCGGGGCAAGCGGTTCGGGCGACGCGGCCAGACGTCGGTGGTCGACTGGGACGCCGTCACCGGGCTCGGCCTGGTCGAGGAGTCCCAGGGCGCCACCCACCTGCTGGCGACGCTGGAGAGCATGCGCCCGCCGGACCTGGCGGCGGTTCTGCACGACCTGACCCCCAAGCGGCGCGCGGAGGTGGCCTCGGCGCTGGCCGACGAACGCCTGGCCGACGTCCTGGAGGAGCTGCCCGAGGACGACCAGGTGGAGATCCTCGGCGCGCTCGACGTCGAACGCGCCGCCGACGTCATCGAGGAGATGTCACCCGACGACGCCGCCGACCTGATGGCCGAGCTGCCCCAGGAGACCGCAGACCACCTGCTGCGGCTGATGGAGCCGAAGGAGGCCGAGGACGTCCGGCGCCTGCTGACGTACGAGGAGCACACCGCCGGCGGCCTGATGACGAGCAGCCCGGTCGTACTCCCTCCGGACGCGACGATCGCCGACGCCCTCGCCCAGGTGCGCAACCCCGAGCTCACGCCTGCGCTGGCCGCGATGATCTACGTCTGCCGCCCGCCGCTGGAGGCGCCGACCGGCCGGCTGCTCGGCGTCGCCCACATCCAGCGACTGCTCCGCGAACGCCCCTCCGACCTGATCTCCGGCGTGCTCGACACCGACCTGGAGGCCATGTGGCCGGAGGCGTCCCTGGAGGAGGTCACCAGCTACCTCGCGACCTACAACCTGGTGGCCGCGCCCGTGGTGGACGAGTCCGGTCGGCTGCTCGGAGCGGTGACCGTCGACGATGTCCTCGACCACCTGCTCCCCGACGACTGGCGCGAGCGGTTCACGGAGGTGACCCGTGGCGGGTGA